CACACGCATCgctttgttgtttgtttctaCAGATAGGCAAAGTGGTGGCCTCTTAATTCTTGGGAACGTATGCTATGCACTAAGAGCTTCATGTGTACTCATGCACTAAGGCATCCTGAGCCACAAGATTCCCAACTTGTGGTCCAGATCTAAGGGTTGGTAAATGGGCATTTTCCATTTCCACCCTTCAGTTTTGGCGGGggaggggcggaggcggcggttaGGCTGGACGGGCCACGGCAGCCATGCGTCGCGGAGGAGGGTAAGGGGCTCCCACTGTGAGGGACGTCGGTGTGGGCTGAGGAGGCGGAGTTGGATCCCGCCTGATCCGACCCATGGGAGGCTGATCCACCCGGTCCTACCAGAGGTATGTAGCACCGGACAGTGGAGAGGCTGATCTCGCGCGAGGTCAGCGGCGGTGGGGTGCacaggagagaaagagagagagtcGGGTGTGGGGAaggtggaggagagagagagagagagaaaaagaagggaGGGCGGGTTAGTTTTATTGAAATCTAAGGATCGAAATGTAAAATAGCAAATGCCCACATCTGATCCACAAATTGAAAATCCGACGGCTCATAGTGGGCTAGCATGAGTACACCTGATGGCCTTAGTGGATATCATACACTGCCTTAATTCCCTTTGAGAATGAGACAGAGTGGGTGTGGGAGTATAAACAGGGTGGCAGATGAGGAGTGCGCCAAGAAGCAGAGAAcgaccaaacaaacaaaagatcCAGTCGATTTTATGGCGAGCACATCCTTCATCGCGTTGATcatcctcgtcttcctctctcccatGGCCGCGGCCGACCGGATCGGCGACGACGGCCTGGTTGAAGCGCGGCCACCGCCGGATGAGGTCCCACGCGCACCGAGCAGgtccgtcgtcgtcgccgttaTCGTCGCTGCCACcgtggtcgtcgtcgtcgtcgcgtACTGCGCCGCGCGGTctaccggcgccggcgccgaacCCCTGCTGCATCCGGCTCGGAGGCTTTCTTCGGTGAAAATATCTGCGTGAGTGTGTAGAGTGGACATGATGTGTACCCCCGTGGACACGTGCTAGTGCATACTAAATTAACAACTTCAGAATTCAGACTAAGAAACAATTAACAAGTTCACCGATTTTGTAAGGGGCCACTGCCCcgccccgccccccccccccagccCATTAAGAGTTTCTAGAAGGATTCCTTCCCATCCAGCCACTAAGAGCGGAGCTACATTCATGCACCTTGTTGTGGTCGTCACCGTCGTTGTTGCCGCCTACGCCGAGCCCGCggcccatctctctctctctctctctctctctctctctctctctctctctctctctctctcggatCCTCCTCGTCCGCGCCACGCTCTGCTGCCGCCCTCACCGCCACGATGTGCTCTGCTGCCTCCACCCGAGCGCACTCccgctccacctccaccgTCCGTTCCACCTCTACGTGTCCTTCCGGCCTCGTCACCACAGTGTCCTCGGGCGCCACGCTCACGTGGTCCCCGCCTGCCGTCGCTCTGTAACTGAAGACCACTTTCATGAGAGCAGTCTGATCGCCATCTGCGGCTTCAGCTCTTGGCACGGCCAAGTAGAGCAAGAACCGCCTCTCCTCATTCGCGGAGAGCTCCCCGACCCGAACCGACGCGGCGCGGCCATCCTTGTCCACGCGGCTCTCGTAATGCCTGGACTTGACGCACATGACACGGACTCCCGGGTGCACGCAGGTGACGGCGACACGCGCGTCCTAGACCACGATGGAGAGCGGCCCGCCGATGCACTGCGCAAACGCGTCTTGGATCACGGCCTCGTTCTCGATGAAGGAGAACGTGCCGCCCGTGGCCTCGGCGATCACGTGCATCGCGGCCGCGTCGTGGTCGTTGCCGAACCCGAACATTTGGACCGGCACCAAcctcgcagcagcagccgtgcTCACAAACGACGGTGGGACGAGCTCCTCGTAGTTGCAAATAAATGCAagatatttattttgttgcaattttggCATGTCTTATAGGAGAAGAAGGATTGAAAGTTAGTGGCGTTAGGGATGCTTTGCTTGAGACATCTCCACATTTTGAGGAAATTACACTGCGggtccatgaacttggcagcgatattcagtttcatccattaacttgaaaaCTCTTCCAATGATTCACTAAAGTTGACATCTTtgctcattttagtccaaatggcCAGATTCGGGCGAAATTCGGTCATGATGGCATGTGATGTGGATCTGGCCGTTCGAGTAACCCCGCCGAACCCATCGACAGAGCCATTAGCGTGGACGCCGCGTATGCCGGCCCGAAGTGGGTTCACCGGCGAGGGCAGCGTCTCCCCATGCATTCTGGAGATTCGAGGGGGTTAAACAGAAAAGGTCCATAATCAGAAAATTGTGAAAAGCCTCCTCAGACGTCGGCCGGGTCCACAACACATGCCAGCGTGGCCGAATTTCACCTGATTTTGaccatttggactaaaatgaacaAAGCTGCCAAGTTTAGTGAGTCATTTGAGCAGttttcaagttaatggatgaaactgaacatcgcgccaagttcatggaccTGTAGTGTAATTTCCTCTCATATTGTTTTTGAAATACACGCGTATATTATTTATAAAAAGCTAGCATCGATGCATTTGAATTTCTGAAACATGCTGCTGCTATCAGTTTTGagccaaaaaaatatttatgaaAATGCCACTTTTTGGTCAAAAATGCCATGAAGCTGACGTCAGAGTGAATTCTCATAAAAAGCCAAAAATAGATGGCGTTCACATAACTTCAGCCTCACCAGCGGCAAGGATGTAAAACCCAAATTTAAACCTATCATGAACCGATAAAAAAACATTATGTAACTGCCATAGTTGTGATGGAATATCTAAACTTGCATTAAGTTCTGGATTTGATTCTGTTGCGCTGCTACTAAACTTATCTCAagagttttttcttcttcaaggAAATGCAAAAACATTACGTATCCGTAATATGACAGAAAGAAGTTCATGTACAAGCCATAGAAGGTCCCATGCCCCAAAGGTACACCACGGTACCCAATCAGCTTCCAGGTTCACACCATGCTTTCACAGGAGACGGAACAACAGCTGTATCTTTGTTCTCAGCATTTCAGTTTCAGcatttcagtttcagcctttCAGGTCATTTGTTCTGAACAATAGACAACTCCAAGTTCGGTTCAGGATGTTCCTATTCCTCTCGAGAACTTGAAATCAGAACGTCAGTCCAGCGGCACTGCGCCGACGACTGTCCGTCCACCATGATGGCAGCTTATAAGCTAGCGGCGTTGTAAGCTCGAACCCTGTGCGCGAACTCCACCGTGTCGTCCGCGTCCGGCGCCACGTCCCTCACCGCAGCGGTCGCCGCGAACCGCGCCGCCCACGCGGCCAGGAGCGGGGTCCTGCCGGGGTCCACGACCGCCACGCCGAACATCTCGCGCAGCGCGTCCAGCCAGAACAGGTTGCACCCGACGACGACGTCAAGGTACCCGACGGAGCGGCCGCCGAAGAAGCCGGCCCCGCCAGAGCACTCGGCGAAGGCCTCCTCCAGGCGCGCCATCATCGGCAGCGTCTCGCTCAGCCTCTCcgctcgctcctcctccgtcgccgcctgcATCAGACCCACCCAAGCAGGGAACAGCTGCAGTGCAGAGACGACGAAGCCACGTACATACGGCATCTGTTGTGGTCAGTTCAAAGTTCAAGCTGCAGAGGGACGGAGAGCGCGATGCAGCAGGCAGACCTTGTCGT
This is a stretch of genomic DNA from Brachypodium distachyon strain Bd21 chromosome 1, Brachypodium_distachyon_v3.0, whole genome shotgun sequence. It encodes these proteins:
- the LOC100846577 gene encoding probable glutathione S-transferase GSTU6; translated protein: MAGEGELKLLGASMSPFSIRVRMALDMKGVSYEYLEQDLFHKGELLLRSNPVHKKVPVLIVHGGKPICESLAIVQHVDEAWSSVARPSILPTGPYQRATARFWAAYVDDKLFPAWVGLMQAATEEERAERLSETLPMMARLEEAFAECSGGAGFFGGRSVGYLDVVVGCNLFWLDALREMFGVAVVDPGRTPLLAAWAARFAATAAVRDVAPDADDTVEFAHRVRAYNAASL